A window from Amblyomma americanum isolate KBUSLIRL-KWMA chromosome 7, ASM5285725v1, whole genome shotgun sequence encodes these proteins:
- the LOC144098448 gene encoding AFG1-like ATPase isoform X2 — translation MIVKAGGLVPHVRRIACGWRSSAHYLEPVRTVTSVRDETAGDDVLSIYYRLLGQGELLPDENQLKIAQLLKELQVKIADYVPHTPSLLEKWLFKAKKPKEKPQGIYIYGAVGRGKTMLMDMFYESTATESKHRVHFHSFMLDVHNRIHSWKHESAQSGQGRKSPQYDPIPPVAEAICARAWLLCLDEFQVTDIGDAMILKRLFSHLFNLGAVVVATSNRKPDDLYKNGLQRSNFVPFIDVLKKNCLPVALDSGVDYRVQKGATKTSFYFVKSECDADAELDKLFKVLASQENDIVRPRVLTIKGRNVEFHKTCGRILDASFSELCDRAVGAVDYLALSQIFHTILIRDVPVLTLREKTQARRFITLVDTLYDHRVRLVLSAAAPADKLFQAVKSDDSLTDENRSLMDDLQISDKNVSIFSGEEEMFAFDRTVSRLNEMQSENYWAQASKDVY, via the exons ATGATAGTTAAGGCCGGAGGGCTTGTCCCTCATGTTCGACGAATTGCATGCGGTTGGCGCAGTAGTGCGCATTACCTTGAGCCGGTACGGACCGTCACAAGCGTAAGAG acgaaactgctggcgatgaTGTACTTTCCATTTACTACCGGTTGCTTGGTCAGGGAGAGTTGCTTCCTGATGAGAACCAGCTCAAAATCGCTCAGCTGCTCAAGGAACTTCAGGTCAAAATTGCAGACTATGTGCCACACACGCCCAGCCTTCTTGAGAAG TGGTTATTCAAGGCAAAGAAGCCAAAGGAGAAACCGCAAGGGATATACATATATGGGGCAGTGG GTCGAGGCAAGACAATGCTGATGGACATGTTCTACGAGTCGACAGCCACTGAGAGCAAGCATCGAGTGCACTTCCATTCATTCATGCTGGATGTTCACAACC GCATCCACAGCTGGAAGCATGAGTCTGCTCAGTCAGGTCAAGGTCGAAAGTCGCCTCAGTACGACCCCATCCCACCTGTGGCTGAAGCCATCTGTGCTCGTGCCTGGCTGCTCTGCTTGGACGAGTTCCAAGTGACGGACATTGGTGATGCCATGATCCTCAAGCGCCTTTTCAGTCACCTGTTTAACCTAGGTGCTGTGGTTGTGGCCACATCGAACCGCAAGCCTGATG ATCTGTACAAGAATGGCTTACAGCGCAGCAACTTTGTGCCTTTCATTGACGTGCTCAAG AAAAACTGCTTACCAGTGGCTCTTGATTCTGGGGTGGACTACAGAGTACAGAAAGGTGCCACCAAGACCAGCTTCTACTTTGT AAAGTCTGAGTGCGATGCAGATGCAGAGCTAGACAAGCTCTTCAAGGTCCTGGCCAGCCAAGAGAATGATA TTGTCCGACCACGTGTGCTCACTATCAAAGGGCGCAATGTTGAGTTCCACAAGACTTGTGGCCGCATACTGGACGCTTCCTTCTCAGAGTTATGTGACCGT GCAGTTGGTGCAGTTGATTACCTTGCACTAAGCCAGATATTCCACACAATACTAATCCGTGATGTGCCTGTGCTGACCCTGCGCGAGAAGACACAAGCTCGGCGATTTATCACTCTGGTGGACACTCTGTATGACCACCGTGTTCGCTTGGTCTTATCGGCCGCTGCCCCAGCTGATAAGCTCTTTCAGGCAGTCAAGAGCGACGACAGCCTCACCGACGAGAACCGTTCGCTCATGGATGACTTGCAAATTAGTGACAAG AATGTGAGCATCTTCAGTGGTGAAGAGGAGATGTTTGCCTTCGACCGGACTGTGTCGCGGCTGAATGAGATGCAGAGCGAGAACTATTGGGCACAGGCGAGCAAGGATGTTTATTAG
- the LOC144098448 gene encoding putative ATPase N2B isoform X1, whose product MIVKAGGLVPHVRRIACGWRSSAHYLEPVRTVTSVRDETAGDDVLSIYYRLLGQGELLPDENQLKIAQLLKELQVKIADYVPHTPSLLEKWLFKAKKPKEKPQGIYIYGAVGRGKTMLMDMFYESTATESKHRVHFHSFMLDVHNRIHSWKHESAQSGQGRKSPQYDPIPPVAEAICARAWLLCLDEFQVTDIGDAMILKRLFSHLFNLGAVVVATSNRKPDDLYKNGLQRSNFVPFIDVLKKNCLPVALDSGVDYRVQKGATKTSFYFVKSECDADAELDKLFKVLASQENDIVRPRVLTIKGRNVEFHKTCGRILDASFSELCDRAVGAVDYLALSQIFHTILIRDVPVLTLREKTQARRFITLVDTLYDHRVRLVLSAAAPADKLFQAVKSDDSLTDENRSLMDDLQISDKVCIRLTSLQLLQVVNCPCIVSLHSASHYVFQRGPPNVSIFSGEEEMFAFDRTVSRLNEMQSENYWAQASKDVY is encoded by the exons ATGATAGTTAAGGCCGGAGGGCTTGTCCCTCATGTTCGACGAATTGCATGCGGTTGGCGCAGTAGTGCGCATTACCTTGAGCCGGTACGGACCGTCACAAGCGTAAGAG acgaaactgctggcgatgaTGTACTTTCCATTTACTACCGGTTGCTTGGTCAGGGAGAGTTGCTTCCTGATGAGAACCAGCTCAAAATCGCTCAGCTGCTCAAGGAACTTCAGGTCAAAATTGCAGACTATGTGCCACACACGCCCAGCCTTCTTGAGAAG TGGTTATTCAAGGCAAAGAAGCCAAAGGAGAAACCGCAAGGGATATACATATATGGGGCAGTGG GTCGAGGCAAGACAATGCTGATGGACATGTTCTACGAGTCGACAGCCACTGAGAGCAAGCATCGAGTGCACTTCCATTCATTCATGCTGGATGTTCACAACC GCATCCACAGCTGGAAGCATGAGTCTGCTCAGTCAGGTCAAGGTCGAAAGTCGCCTCAGTACGACCCCATCCCACCTGTGGCTGAAGCCATCTGTGCTCGTGCCTGGCTGCTCTGCTTGGACGAGTTCCAAGTGACGGACATTGGTGATGCCATGATCCTCAAGCGCCTTTTCAGTCACCTGTTTAACCTAGGTGCTGTGGTTGTGGCCACATCGAACCGCAAGCCTGATG ATCTGTACAAGAATGGCTTACAGCGCAGCAACTTTGTGCCTTTCATTGACGTGCTCAAG AAAAACTGCTTACCAGTGGCTCTTGATTCTGGGGTGGACTACAGAGTACAGAAAGGTGCCACCAAGACCAGCTTCTACTTTGT AAAGTCTGAGTGCGATGCAGATGCAGAGCTAGACAAGCTCTTCAAGGTCCTGGCCAGCCAAGAGAATGATA TTGTCCGACCACGTGTGCTCACTATCAAAGGGCGCAATGTTGAGTTCCACAAGACTTGTGGCCGCATACTGGACGCTTCCTTCTCAGAGTTATGTGACCGT GCAGTTGGTGCAGTTGATTACCTTGCACTAAGCCAGATATTCCACACAATACTAATCCGTGATGTGCCTGTGCTGACCCTGCGCGAGAAGACACAAGCTCGGCGATTTATCACTCTGGTGGACACTCTGTATGACCACCGTGTTCGCTTGGTCTTATCGGCCGCTGCCCCAGCTGATAAGCTCTTTCAGGCAGTCAAGAGCGACGACAGCCTCACCGACGAGAACCGTTCGCTCATGGATGACTTGCAAATTAGTGACAAGGTATGCATTCGTCTCACATCTCTACAGCTGTTGCAAGTTGTAAATTGCCCGTGTATCGTCAGTCTGCATTCTGCTTCACATTACGTTTTTCAGCGTGGTCCACCT AATGTGAGCATCTTCAGTGGTGAAGAGGAGATGTTTGCCTTCGACCGGACTGTGTCGCGGCTGAATGAGATGCAGAGCGAGAACTATTGGGCACAGGCGAGCAAGGATGTTTATTAG
- the CstF64 gene encoding cleavage stimulation factor subunit 2 CstF64 — MTAVQGVLSAAERSVRSVFVGNIPYEATEEQLKDIFSEVGPVVSFRLVYDRETGKPKGYGFCEYKDQETALSAMRNLNAFDLNGRPLRVDNAASEKSKEELKNLQASLGGPPVESPYGPEVEPERAPEAISKAVASLPPEQMFELMKQMKLCIQNNPGEARNMLLQNPQLAYALLQAQVIMKIVEPQVALSILHRQNPNLNPLGTGSQQPLGGTQPPLVGGAGPMVSGAGPMAGAAGPLGTGTGPLVGGAGPLVGGAGPLVGATGGPQSALGPQGLGPQALGPQSLGPQSLGPQSMGQPLGQQPGGLGPLGGPGGGPGFSAEQAFPEPGFGAPARASLLGERPAGPDQIRSNPFDPRVMGPMGGGPGRGGGLGGGPDPRLDPRGDRDLRVMPPMGDRDMRQQPPLEDQDLRTDPRYRPGAPFDPRSRGGPFGGGTRDDPRMAGGAGRPGPPAAANPVISAQDQEKAALIMQVLQLSDQQIALLPPDQRQSIMVLKEQIARSTQQQ; from the exons ATGACAGCAGTTCAAGGGGTCCTCTCAGCCGCCGAACGCTCTGTGCGTTCGGTGTTCG TGGGGAACATTCCCTATGAAGCTACAGAGGAGCAGCTAAAAGACATATTTTCCGAAGTCGGGCCAGTGGTCAGCTTTAG ACTTGTCTATGATCGTGAGACAGGGAAGCCGAAAGGCTATGGCTTCTGCGAATACAAGGACCAAGAGACTGCGCTCAGCGCTATGCGCAACTTGAATGCATTCGACCTCAACGGGCGTCCGCTGCGTGTGGACAACGCTGCAAGCGAGAAGAGTAAAGAAGAGCTCAAAA aTTTGCAGGCGTCATTGGGTGGTCCTCCTGTTGAG AGTCCTTATGGTCCAGAGGTGGAGCCCGAACGTGCACCTGAAGCAATTTCCAAAGCTGTAGCAAGTTTGCCACCTGAACAGATGTTTGAACTGATGAAGCAGATGAAG CTCTGCATCCAAAACAACCCTGGGGAAGCACGCAACATGCTTCTGCAGAACCCTCAGCTGGCATATGCGCTGCTCCAGGCACAGGTCATCATGAAGATTGTGGAACCTCAGGTGGCCTTGAGCATATTGCACCGCCAGAACCCCAACCTGAACCCACTGGGCACAGGCTCGCAGCAGCCCCTGGGTGGAACCCAGCCACCCCTGGTGGGTGGTGCTGGTCCCATGGTCAGTGGTGCAGGGCCCATGGCAGGAGCAGCGGGGCCCCTGGGGACTGGGACTGGACCCCTGGTGGGTGGAGCTGGGCCTTTGGTTGGTGGAGCCGGACCCTTGGTGGGAGCGACTGGTGGGCCGCAGTCTGCCCTGGGACCCCAGGGACTGGGGCCACAGGCACTGGGTCCCCAGTCGCTGGGTCCCCAGTCTTTGGGTCCTCAGTCAATGGGACAACCCTTGGGACAGCAGCCTGGA GGGTTGGGACCACTGGGAGGGCCAGGTGGTGGACCGGGGTTTTCTGCCGAACAGGCCTTCCCAGAGCCAGGGTTTGGAG CACCAGCACGAGCATCATTGCTGGGGGAGCGACCTGCGGGGCCCGACCAGATCAGAAGCAATCCCTTCGATCCTCGTG TGATGGGCCCCATGGGTGGGGGTCCCGGCAGGGGTGGGGGCCTGGGAGGAGGGCCCGACCCTCGCCTGGACCCTCGGGGAGACCGGGACCTCCGCGTCATGCCGCCCATGGGTGACCGCGACATGCGCCAACAGCCGCCCCTTGAAGACCAGGACCTGCGCACAGACCCACGCTACCGGCCCGGGGCACCCTTTGATCCCCGCAGTCGGGGGGGACCCTTTGGCGGTGGAACCAGGGATGACCCCCGCATGGCAGGTGGAGCTGGGCGCCCAGGACCCCCTGCCGCTGCAAACCCAGTCATTTCCGCACAGGACCAAGAGAAAGCTGCACTTATCATGCAG GTGCTGCAGCTTTCAGACCAGCAGATCGCGTTGCTGCCTCCAGACCAGCGCCAGAGCATCATGGTGCTCAAGGAACAGATTGCCCGCAGCACCCAGCAGCAGTGA
- the Mpc1 gene encoding mitochondrial pyruvate carrier, whose protein sequence is MSRYASQFIKQLGSKEFREYLCSTHFWGPVANWGIPLAALADIKKDPSIISGKMTTALCIYSLLFMRFALKVQPRNMLLFACHFTNEAAQITQGCRLIKYEYLTSPQK, encoded by the exons atgtctCGATACGCCAGCCAGTTCATTAAGCAGCTTGGAAGCAAGGAGTTCAGAGAATACCTGTGCAG CACC CACTTCTGGGGACCAG TTGCTAACTGGGGAATCCCTCTGGCTGCCCTAGCAGACATCAAGAAAGACCCAAGTATTATCAGCGGCAAAATGACCACTG CATTGTGCATATACTCTCTGTTGTTCATGAGATTTGCACTCAAGGTCCAACCCAGAAATATGCTCCTGTTTGCTTGCCATTTCACAAACGAGGCTGCTCAAATCACTCAAGGATGTCGGCTTATTAAATATGA